One window of Blastocatellia bacterium genomic DNA carries:
- a CDS encoding DUF512 domain-containing protein, giving the protein MYTELFETVYPINIKKERGVTVSGVDAFGLGEAIGLAVGDRVMKANGQALRDFLDWQYYTGSEDRVRLEVVKASGETREIDVEVAEGEIWGLDFEYFSPRQCANDCIFCFCNQNPAGARESLFFKDEDVRLSFLHGNYTTMSSISKMELERIVEQRLSPQYVSVHATDPEVRQYLLGRKRPDDVLGKMRYLAEQGIDLHAQIVLCPTINDGAVLRRTIKDLAELYPRLSSVAVVPVVFTELHNYKDRMTAVTPEFARDLISEMRPVQRAFRERFGSTFVFLADEFYLRAGLPLPGRRHYGDYPQIEDGVGMVRRFVIGARATLKRDLGSTMRLAPGGLDGTVVTGQLFEPILARYVAELNERFSTRLKTVAVQNRFFGPEVTVAGLLGGTDVLRAREEIRGSFVIVPEQACLKSGHIFLDDLTLADLERELGLPVAHSGPTLATMIEQAQQLEARARNRVFAV; this is encoded by the coding sequence ATGTACACAGAACTGTTCGAGACGGTCTATCCGATCAACATCAAAAAAGAGCGCGGCGTCACGGTCAGCGGCGTGGACGCTTTCGGGCTGGGCGAAGCAATCGGTCTTGCCGTCGGCGACCGCGTGATGAAGGCTAACGGCCAGGCGCTGCGCGATTTTCTCGACTGGCAATACTACACCGGCAGCGAAGACCGCGTGCGGCTCGAAGTCGTCAAAGCGTCGGGCGAGACCCGCGAAATCGATGTCGAAGTGGCCGAGGGCGAAATCTGGGGGCTCGATTTCGAATACTTCTCGCCGCGCCAGTGCGCCAACGATTGCATCTTCTGCTTCTGTAATCAGAACCCGGCAGGCGCGCGCGAATCGCTCTTCTTCAAAGACGAAGACGTTCGCCTGTCGTTCCTGCACGGCAATTACACCACCATGTCGTCGATCTCGAAGATGGAGCTGGAGCGCATCGTCGAGCAGCGCCTGTCGCCGCAGTACGTTTCCGTGCATGCCACGGACCCCGAAGTGCGCCAGTACCTGCTCGGGCGCAAACGCCCGGACGACGTGCTCGGCAAGATGCGCTATCTGGCCGAGCAGGGCATCGATCTGCACGCGCAGATCGTTCTCTGCCCGACGATCAATGACGGCGCGGTGCTGCGCCGCACGATTAAGGATTTGGCCGAGCTATATCCGCGCCTCTCATCCGTGGCCGTCGTGCCGGTTGTGTTTACGGAATTGCACAACTACAAAGACCGAATGACGGCGGTAACGCCGGAGTTTGCGCGCGACTTGATTAGCGAGATGCGCCCTGTGCAGCGGGCGTTTCGCGAGCGCTTCGGCTCGACGTTCGTCTTTCTGGCCGACGAGTTTTACCTGCGCGCCGGCTTGCCGCTGCCCGGTCGCCGGCATTATGGCGATTATCCGCAGATCGAAGACGGCGTCGGCATGGTGCGGCGCTTTGTGATCGGGGCGCGGGCGACGCTCAAGCGCGACCTCGGATCAACGATGCGGCTGGCGCCCGGCGGGCTCGACGGCACGGTGGTGACAGGCCAGTTGTTTGAGCCGATCCTGGCGCGCTACGTCGCGGAATTGAATGAGCGATTCAGCACGCGGCTGAAGACCGTGGCGGTGCAAAATCGGTTCTTCGGCCCGGAGGTGACGGTTGCGGGTTTGCTCGGCGGCACCGACGTGCTGCGGGCGCGCGAAGAGATTCGCGGCAGCTTTGTCATCGTGCCGGAACAGGCGTGCTTGAAGTCGGGACACATCTTTCTCGATGACCTGACGCTCGCCGACCTGGAGCGCGAGCTGGGGCTTCCGGTCGCCCACAGCGGGCCGACGCTGGCCACCATGATCGAACAGGCGCAGCAGCTCGAAGCCCGCGCCCGCAACCGTGTCTTTGCGGTTTAG
- the rpsO gene encoding 30S ribosomal protein S15, protein MALAKEAKTGIIGQYRVHESDTGSPEVQVALLTQRINDLTEHFKTHVKDNHSRRGLLKLVSQRRRLLDYLRRKNAERYREVISRLGIRK, encoded by the coding sequence GTGGCGTTAGCGAAGGAAGCAAAGACCGGCATCATCGGTCAGTACAGAGTTCACGAGTCGGACACCGGCTCGCCGGAAGTTCAGGTGGCGCTGTTGACGCAGCGCATCAACGACCTCACCGAGCACTTCAAAACGCATGTGAAAGATAACCATTCGCGGCGCGGCCTGCTGAAATTGGTCAGCCAGCGTCGGCGCTTGCTCGACTACTTGCGGCGCAAGAACGCCGAGCGCTACCGCGAAGTCATCAGTCGTCTGGGTATAAGGAAATAG
- the pnp gene encoding polyribonucleotide nucleotidyltransferase produces the protein MELKESVQLGGLDFSIETGKVAKQADGAVIVRYGDTMVLVSAVGSTPRPDINFFPLTVEYREYGYAAGRIPGNYFRREGRPSEKETLTSRLIDRPLRPLFREGYRDDTQVIALVLSADENYDSDVLAITGASAALYLSDIPFENPIAGVRVGLIEDRFIVNPTYDQTRASQLNLIVAGSEEAIVMVEAGAQEISEEVMVEALMFGHNEIKKLCRMQKEMYQKLGVTKRERPAPELDAEMMNDISGRITDDLRDALDTGKHGKLESYAKVDALKEATVAGYPEEEPDKRKMAKTIFDHLKEKVFREDILERRHRPDGRRFSEIRPISIETGWLPRTHGSALFTRGETQAIVTATLGTSEDTQFMDDLEKGEIKRRFILAYNFPPFSVGETGRIGSPGRREIGHGALARRALEPMLPSEEEFAYTLRIVSDITESNGSSSMATICGGSLALMDAGVPVKRAVAGVAMGLVMEGNRYAILTDIAGAEDHYGDMDFKVAGTRNGITALQMDIKATGINARILADALQQAKDGRFYILDKMEAALNTPREEISQYAPRILTIQIPVDKIRDVIGPGGKVIRGIVEKTGAKIDVEDSGRINIASANLEKAEAAKAIIEGITAVPELNKTYLGTVQRIADFGAFVEILPGTDGLLHVSEIADYRVRDVRDELHEGQQLLVKVINVDPSGKIRLSRKAVLKDERAERGEEEPEDDRGNRDGEGGEERGYREDRPRDDRPRDDRPRGPRPGGGGRDRRPGGGGGGRGPRR, from the coding sequence ATGGAGTTGAAAGAAAGCGTTCAATTAGGCGGACTCGACTTTTCTATCGAGACCGGCAAAGTCGCCAAACAGGCGGATGGCGCGGTGATCGTGCGCTACGGCGACACAATGGTTCTCGTCTCGGCGGTCGGCTCGACGCCGCGCCCTGACATTAACTTTTTCCCGCTCACGGTTGAATACCGCGAGTACGGCTATGCCGCAGGGCGCATCCCCGGCAACTACTTTCGCCGCGAAGGCCGCCCGTCGGAAAAAGAGACCCTGACCTCGCGGCTCATTGACCGCCCGCTGCGCCCGCTGTTCCGCGAAGGCTACCGCGACGACACGCAGGTGATCGCGCTCGTGCTGTCGGCGGACGAAAACTATGATTCCGACGTGCTGGCGATTACCGGCGCCTCGGCGGCGCTTTACCTGTCGGATATCCCGTTCGAAAACCCCATAGCCGGCGTGCGCGTCGGCTTGATCGAAGACCGCTTCATCGTCAACCCGACCTACGACCAGACGCGCGCCTCGCAACTCAACCTCATCGTCGCAGGCTCCGAAGAAGCCATCGTGATGGTCGAAGCCGGCGCGCAGGAGATCTCGGAAGAGGTCATGGTCGAAGCCTTGATGTTCGGCCATAACGAGATCAAGAAGCTCTGCCGCATGCAAAAGGAGATGTATCAAAAGCTCGGCGTCACCAAGCGCGAAAGGCCGGCGCCCGAGCTTGACGCCGAGATGATGAACGACATCTCTGGCCGCATCACCGATGACTTGCGCGACGCGCTCGACACCGGCAAGCACGGCAAGCTGGAAAGCTATGCCAAGGTGGACGCGCTCAAAGAGGCCACCGTCGCGGGCTACCCCGAAGAGGAGCCCGACAAGCGTAAGATGGCCAAGACGATCTTCGATCACCTGAAAGAGAAGGTCTTCCGCGAAGACATTCTCGAACGCCGCCACAGGCCCGACGGGCGGCGCTTCAGCGAGATTCGTCCGATCTCGATTGAGACCGGCTGGCTGCCGCGCACTCACGGCTCGGCGCTGTTCACACGCGGCGAGACGCAGGCCATCGTCACGGCGACCCTCGGCACCAGCGAAGACACTCAGTTCATGGATGACCTGGAGAAGGGCGAGATCAAGCGGCGCTTCATTCTGGCTTACAACTTCCCGCCGTTTTCGGTTGGTGAAACGGGCCGCATCGGCTCGCCGGGACGCCGCGAGATCGGCCACGGCGCGCTGGCCCGCCGCGCCCTTGAGCCCATGCTGCCGAGCGAAGAAGAGTTCGCCTACACCCTGCGCATCGTCAGCGACATCACCGAGTCGAACGGCTCAAGCTCGATGGCGACCATCTGCGGCGGCTCGCTGGCGCTGATGGATGCCGGCGTGCCTGTGAAGCGCGCGGTCGCCGGCGTGGCGATGGGGCTGGTGATGGAGGGCAATCGTTACGCGATTCTCACAGACATCGCCGGCGCCGAAGACCACTATGGCGATATGGACTTCAAAGTCGCCGGCACGCGCAATGGCATCACGGCGTTGCAGATGGACATCAAGGCCACAGGCATCAACGCCCGCATTCTCGCCGACGCGTTGCAGCAGGCCAAGGATGGCCGCTTCTATATCCTCGACAAGATGGAGGCGGCGCTCAACACGCCGCGCGAAGAGATCAGCCAGTACGCGCCGCGCATCCTCACCATCCAGATTCCCGTTGATAAGATTCGCGACGTCATCGGGCCGGGCGGCAAGGTGATCCGCGGCATCGTCGAGAAGACCGGCGCCAAGATCGATGTCGAAGACAGCGGGCGCATCAACATCGCTTCGGCGAATCTGGAAAAGGCCGAAGCCGCCAAGGCGATCATCGAAGGCATTACGGCGGTGCCCGAACTGAACAAGACCTATCTTGGCACGGTCCAGCGAATCGCCGACTTCGGCGCGTTCGTCGAGATTCTGCCCGGTACGGACGGCTTGCTGCACGTTTCCGAGATTGCCGATTATCGCGTCCGCGACGTGCGCGACGAATTGCACGAGGGGCAGCAGTTATTGGTCAAGGTGATCAATGTTGACCCGTCGGGCAAGATTCGCCTGTCGCGCAAGGCTGTGTTGAAGGACGAGCGCGCCGAGCGCGGCGAAGAAGAGCCGGAAGATGATCGCGGCAACCGCGACGGCGAAGGCGGGGAAGAGCGCGGCTATCGTGAAGATCGCCCGCGCGACGACCGCCCGCGTGATGATCGCCCGCGCGGCCCACGTCCCGGCGGCGGCGGGCGTGACCGCCGGCCCGGCGGCGGCGGCGGCGGCCGCGGCCCGCGCCGCTAA